A window of Paraburkholderia sp. PGU19 genomic DNA:
TGACGATGCCGTGAACGCGCTCGCGGCGCGCGTCGAGGGCTACGACCTCGTGCTGACCGGCACGCGCGCCGAGGGCGCGTACGACACCGGGATGCTGCCGTATCGCGTCGCCGCGACGCTCGGCTATCCGCTCATCGGCTCGGCCGTCGACGTGATGGTCGACGGCGGCCGCGCGGCGGTGCGGCAATTCTTGCCGAAAGGACTGCGGCGTCGCGTCGACGCGGTGCTGCCGGCCGTCGTCGCGGTCCATCCGCTCGCCAATGCCGAGCCGCGCTACGCGTTTGCGCGGCTGAAGGCAGGCACGGTCCGGCCGGTGCGGGTGTCTCCGGGCGTGGATGTCGAGGCGGCGACGTGGCGCGTTGGCCCGATCGAGCGCAAACCCGTAAAGCTGGTCGCCGCCGAGAAGCGCTCTGGGCATGCCCGGATGCTGTCCGCGACGACGACCGAGAGCCGCGGCGGCAACGTCGTAAATGAAGGAGGTTCAGTCGAAAAAGCGCAAGTGATCCTCGCGTATTTGCGCGAGCATCAGCTCATTGACTACTGACGTTGATGCCTGTCGGCAACCACACTAGGAAGGAATCCGGAGCAAACAATGAAAGTATCGGCAGACATTCGTGCACTGATCGAACAACGCGAGGAAGGGCACAGCCTGGACGCGCCGTTCTATACAAGCGAGGAAATCTTCGACCTCGACATGGAGGCGATTTTCCGTCAGCACTGGATCCAGGTAGCGGTCGAACCGGACATTTCCGAGCCGGGCGACTACGTGACCGTGGAACTGGGCAGCGACTCGATCCTGATCGTGCGCGACGACGACATGGAAATTCGCGCGTTCCACAACGTGTGCCGTCACCGCGGCGCGCGCCTGTGCAATGAAGACAAGGGCTCGGTCGGCAACATCGTGTGCCCATACCACAGCTGGACCTACAACCTGACGGGCCAGCTGATGTTTGCCGAGCATATGGGCGAGAAATTCGACCGCTGCAAGCATAGCCTGAAGTCGGTGCACGTGCAGAACCTCGCGGGCCTGATCTTCATCTGCCTCGCCGAGGAGCCGCC
This region includes:
- a CDS encoding electron transfer flavoprotein subunit beta/FixA family protein, coding for MQHERPRLLKRVAVLVSVGSHPVSGTARYSRNDAAALELCRSLAERHHAQLDVIHAGDPTTPALAEYLAFGAREVEVLACRDGDDAVNALAARVEGYDLVLTGTRAEGAYDTGMLPYRVAATLGYPLIGSAVDVMVDGGRAAVRQFLPKGLRRRVDAVLPAVVAVHPLANAEPRYAFARLKAGTVRPVRVSPGVDVEAATWRVGPIERKPVKLVAAEKRSGHARMLSATTTESRGGNVVNEGGSVEKAQVILAYLREHQLIDY